ACTCATATCCGATGATTCGTCTTTATTCGCACTTTTCAGTAACAGTGAGCTAAAGGAATTTTATGATTTCGTTTTTGacctaaattttgaaatacgCGAgtctaattttataatttctttctcGATGCGGAGTTTTCGAGATGAAGGTTTTTCTGTCTTGTTCTATCGTGTAACGAAGGAACAGAGAATgaataaaatgttaatgaaatCAGTTCCTTCGGTATTAGGGCAATTGTTGACTTGTAAGGGAGGGATTTCTATTCTAACTGGGCCCTGCATATTGATTCTCATTGGAAGttgttcattattttattttattctaagtgattaaaaaattaagaagaaaatcatgCGTGTTCACACGTTGAAGGGAGAACTTAATGCGTATTGTACATATTCAGGATTCCATGCCTGTGTTTTGACTTTGAATACAAATTTGTACTCTGCCGAAAGGAaaacacaattttaaaaaatcccaGAAAGAAAAGTCATTGAGACCTTGGATTCTTGCTTAGGAAGATAAGTTTGATGGCTTCTTTTTGAGAGGATTGGAGAATGCACGGTGGAGTTCGTGTTTTGTGGGCTCGGTCGATGACTTTACTTGGGAAAAAGGtcttacttttcttttgttgatgTTTGTTCTGATCGCATTAGCTCTAGTTCATGATGCTCCTGTgggtttctctttctttttttttcttcttttttagctTTGGTAATCATACAACTTTGCTTCATTATGATGTCTACTTATATTGAGTTCGAATTCATTTTGCCACTGCTTGTGTTTTTCTGTGTAATTCCCCCCATTTCCCTGTTCTTCACCAGTAATGCGTTTCATTCGTGCTTAATATTCGAAGCTTTCCAGGTATTTATCGAGTTGTAGAAAGTTTTGCTGGAATGGATGGGTTTCTATATGCTAGGAGGTATTTTAGAACAAATAATTGGAAGGAAAAGAACTGGAAAGTTCTATTTGGGAATTGAGTTGACTCTTCTCCACTTCTAAACCATTCATTTCTCCTATTGCTTGAACACTTCGTGTTTATTGATTGAGTATTGAGTGTTTAATTTTCGtaatatgctcaaattttgAAGTGCGTGCCATATTACTGAAACTGGTTTGTGAGAAGTTCTaatcctctccctctctcccttTTATTTGATCTGTTTTCACAGATTTTCGGTGGAATGAGCCACCATGAGAGCAAAGGCCTGGATGAATGAGCAAATTTTACGCCTCAAGAGTAAATTTAGCAAGATGATAAACTGTATTCGTTCAGGGGATCAATTAAAAGTGGATGAAATGATGCATTCATCAGATTCTCTGGCAACTCGAGACTATTCAGCCAGTGGTTTTTCATCACGTACTGGGGAGGTGGAACCGAAGGTGGATAATGCCAACATTGAAGAAGCTGAATCATCTCTTCGTGAGAGTGGTTATCTGAATTATGAGGTTTGTCTCTCGTCAATAATGAAACCACTGTTTTATGGAAAGAAGCAAGAAATTCACTGTGTTATAGGATTACCTCATTGTGTCTTTTGTTGAGGACATCACCTGAAAAAAGTACTTTCATGAGGCAGAAGATAGTGTCTATATAagtatttcttcaaatttcttataGATTCAATCGCCCTGGATGCAGCCATTTGACCATGTACAATTCTATTGGATATTAGAATATGATAGTCCACaacaattttttgaaatatcatGTTTGCTGTTGTTGAAAGTGAGCTACAGtaccttttaattttctagGAAGCACGTGCTTTACTTGGAAGGCTCGAGTACCAAAAGGGTAACATAGAAGCTGCTCTTCATGTTTTTGAAGGAATAGACATTGTTGCTGTAATTTCCAGGATAAAAGCTTCCATTTCAACGagatatgaacaaaatagacGGCAATCACAAAGTGATGTTGTGCCTACTATGTCTATGCATGCCATTAGTTTACTTCTTGAAGCTATTTTTCTGAAAGCAAAATCATTACAGGGTTTAGGAAGGTTTGTAGGtatcttctcttctctctctctctctctctccccctgCTGCTTGAAGATTTTCGAAGGATCCTCTTTCTTCCCCATCtgtattcatattttttcccttttttgtttataatctGCAGAGGCAGCAAAATCTTGCAAACTACTTTTAGACACTGTTGAATCTGCATTACCAGAAGGCTTACCTGAAAATTTCGCCAATGATTGTAAATTGCAAGGGACACTAACAAAGGCTGTTGAATTGCTTCCAGAATTGTGGAAATCTGCCGGGTCTCCAGAAGAATCTATCTTGTCATACAGGCGTGCCCTTATTTACCAATGGAATCTAGAAATGGAAACTAGAGCAAAGATAGAAAAAGAGTTTGCAATTTTCCTTCTCTATAGTGGTTGTGATGCAAGTCCTCCCAATCTCCGTTTGCAGATGGAAAGCTCATTTGTGCCGAGAAATAATATGGAAGAGGCCATTCTTCTGTTAATGGATCTGTTGGGAAAGTATATACATGGATTGGTTGTATGGGACCCATCAATAACAGAGCATCTCTCGTTTGCAATGTCTATTGTTGGGGAATTTGGTGCTTTAGCTAATGAGGTTGAACAATTGCCTCCAGGAACTAtaggaaggaaagagaagtACTGGACACTAGCTCTTTGTTACTACGGGGAAGGTAAAAGCTTAGTTGCGTTGAACCTTTTGAAGAACTTCTTGAATAACAAAGATAATGTAGACTGCTTACTGGAATTGTTGTTAGCTTCAAAGCTCTGTGGAGAGAATTTGGTTTGTCTCGATGAGGGGGTGACTTACATATTGAGAGTGCTTTCGGAACTGGGTGGTAGATGCATCCAGATGGTTTCTATTGCTAATTGCTTACATGGTGTATTACTGTCAGCCATATCCAAATCAATTGCTTCTGATTCTCTTAAAACTTTGAAGCAATCTGAGGCACTCAAGGCACTACAAACCGCTGAGCAACTGATGAAACAAAGGGATCCATTCATTGTGTATCATCTTTGT
This portion of the Cucurbita pepo subsp. pepo cultivar mu-cu-16 chromosome LG08, ASM280686v2, whole genome shotgun sequence genome encodes:
- the LOC111801142 gene encoding protein NPGR2-like, with protein sequence MRAKAWMNEQILRLKSKFSKMINCIRSGDQLKVDEMMHSSDSLATRDYSASGFSSRTGEVEPKVDNANIEEAESSLRESGYLNYEEARALLGRLEYQKGNIEAALHVFEGIDIVAVISRIKASISTRYEQNRRQSQSDVVPTMSMHAISLLLEAIFLKAKSLQGLGRFVEAAKSCKLLLDTVESALPEGLPENFANDCKLQGTLTKAVELLPELWKSAGSPEESILSYRRALIYQWNLEMETRAKIEKEFAIFLLYSGCDASPPNLRLQMESSFVPRNNMEEAILLLMDLLGKYIHGLVVWDPSITEHLSFAMSIVGEFGALANEVEQLPPGTIGRKEKYWTLALCYYGEGKSLVALNLLKNFLNNKDNVDCLLELLLASKLCGENLVCLDEGVTYILRVLSELGGRCIQMVSIANCLHGVLLSAISKSIASDSLKTLKQSEALKALQTAEQLMKQRDPFIVYHLCLEYAEQRKLDIALYYAKQLVKLEAGSSVKSYILLARILSSQKRFGDAETVLNAALEQTGKWEQGELLRTKAKLQIAQGQLKSSIETYTHLLAIIRVRTKSSGVGKMLSKDVRTSDRSLEIETWNDLANIYTSLSQWRDAEICLSKLQAINPYSAAKWYSRGLLYESKGLPRDALQAYNKGLDIDPNHVPSMISTARLLQQLGGRQSFPVVRSLLTDALRLDRANPSAWYNLGLLYKADVGASVLEAAECFEAATLLEESAPVEPFR